In a genomic window of Candidatus Margulisiibacteriota bacterium:
- a CDS encoding helix-turn-helix transcriptional regulator, which yields MRYSQNSTKCPAEITICLIGNKWKLLILRELSFGTKRFGELLRSVVGISQKVLTQSLRSMEEAGLVSRKVYAEVPPKVEYNMTALARDLSKLLDLMADWGLKYQALRKKKN from the coding sequence ATGCGTTATTCACAAAATTCTACCAAGTGTCCGGCGGAGATCACGATCTGCTTGATCGGCAATAAATGGAAGCTGTTGATTCTGCGCGAGCTGTCATTTGGCACGAAGCGTTTTGGCGAGCTGCTGCGCAGCGTGGTCGGCATCAGTCAAAAGGTCCTGACGCAGAGCCTGCGTTCTATGGAGGAGGCCGGGCTGGTCAGCCGCAAGGTTTATGCCGAAGTCCCGCCCAAAGTCGAGTACAACATGACCGCTTTGGCCAGAGACTTAAGCAAACTGCTGGATCTGATGGCCGACTGGGGACTTAAATATCAAGCTCTGCGAAAGAAAAAAAATTAA